In Lacrimispora indolis DSM 755, a genomic segment contains:
- the uxuA gene encoding mannonate dehydratase, translating to MKLSFRWYGDDDKVTLQNIRQIPGMYSIVTAVYDVPVGEVWSRESIAHLKEETEAAGLAFEVIESIPVHEDIKLGKPSRDKYIENYCENIRRVAEAGIKCICYNFMPVFDWTRTQLDHVLEDGSTSLVYYQDQVDKVNPLESESDLTLPGWDSSYTRDELKQVVSQYNAMSEDDLWDNLKYFLEAIIPVASECGVYMAIHEDDPCWSIFGLPRIITCEENLDRFLKLVDDKHNGITLCTGSLGCSNQNDVVKMAAKYAAMGRIHFVHARNVAVLEDNQGFEERAHLSSCGSLDMFAILKALHDNGFDGYMRPDHGRMIWGETGRAGYGLYDRALGATYLNGLWEAIEKMSK from the coding sequence AATTATCATTCAGATGGTATGGAGACGATGACAAGGTAACCTTACAGAACATCCGCCAGATTCCAGGCATGTATTCCATCGTAACGGCTGTTTACGATGTTCCAGTCGGAGAGGTGTGGAGCCGGGAAAGCATTGCCCACTTGAAAGAGGAAACAGAAGCAGCCGGGCTGGCGTTTGAAGTGATTGAAAGCATTCCGGTTCATGAGGATATTAAATTAGGAAAGCCATCCAGGGACAAATACATTGAAAATTATTGCGAGAACATCAGGCGGGTGGCGGAAGCAGGGATCAAGTGCATCTGCTATAACTTTATGCCGGTGTTTGACTGGACCAGGACCCAGCTGGATCATGTATTGGAGGATGGTTCTACTTCTTTGGTTTATTACCAGGATCAGGTGGACAAGGTAAATCCTCTGGAAAGCGAAAGCGACTTGACCCTTCCGGGCTGGGATTCCAGCTACACAAGGGATGAGTTAAAGCAGGTGGTCAGCCAGTACAATGCCATGTCAGAGGATGACCTTTGGGATAATTTAAAATATTTCTTAGAAGCAATTATTCCTGTGGCATCAGAATGCGGCGTATATATGGCGATTCATGAGGATGATCCCTGCTGGAGCATTTTCGGTCTTCCAAGAATTATTACCTGCGAAGAGAACTTAGACCGTTTCTTAAAGCTGGTGGATGATAAGCACAATGGAATCACCCTTTGTACCGGTTCCTTAGGCTGCTCCAATCAAAACGACGTGGTGAAAATGGCTGCCAAATATGCGGCTATGGGACGCATTCATTTTGTCCATGCAAGAAACGTGGCCGTTTTGGAGGACAATCAGGGCTTTGAAGAGAGGGCTCATTTGTCATCATGCGGTTCTCTTGATATGTTTGCTATTTTAAAGGCTCTTCATGACAATGGCTTTGATGGCTATATGCGTCCGGACCACGGCCGAATGATCTGGGGAGAAACAGGCCGGGCCGGTTACGGGCTTTATGACAGGGCTCTTGGAGCAACCTATTTAAATGGTCTTTGGGAAGCCATTGAAAAAATGAGCAAATAG
- a CDS encoding aldose 1-epimerase family protein, translated as MLVTLHDSKATAVIDSIGAQLISFKDSAGTEYIWQRDPQFWGKCSPLLFPIVGNCRNDRTRIEGQVWEIPKHGFCREMDFTVTHQSETSASFEIRDTDETKKIYPYSFLLSLSYTLTDGSLFMEYRVVNTDDRTIYYCLGAHPGFNCPMESEAAFEDYDLVFEKEETTSSMVYDCKNLEFNPANRISRLKESRTLSLNRELFKDDAVYFDDLQSRAVSIINRNTGRGVEVSFPGFETVAFWTPYPGDAPFVCVEPWNGSGIYATEDDEFIHKNHVQSLNPGNAKSYGLSIRVLNQ; from the coding sequence ATGCTGGTTACACTTCACGATTCCAAAGCAACGGCTGTCATCGATTCCATCGGTGCCCAGCTCATTTCATTCAAGGATTCTGCCGGCACAGAATACATATGGCAGAGAGATCCTCAATTCTGGGGCAAATGCTCTCCTCTGCTTTTCCCCATTGTAGGAAACTGCCGAAACGACAGGACCCGCATAGAAGGCCAGGTATGGGAAATCCCCAAGCATGGTTTTTGCCGGGAAATGGATTTTACTGTAACTCATCAGTCAGAAACTTCCGCTTCCTTTGAGATCCGGGATACCGATGAAACGAAAAAGATTTATCCCTACTCTTTCCTCTTAAGCCTTTCCTATACCCTTACGGATGGAAGCCTGTTCATGGAATACCGGGTCGTAAATACCGATGACAGAACCATATATTACTGTCTGGGCGCACATCCGGGCTTTAACTGCCCCATGGAGTCTGAGGCCGCATTTGAAGATTATGATCTGGTATTTGAAAAAGAAGAAACCACATCCAGCATGGTATACGACTGTAAGAACCTGGAATTTAATCCGGCTAACAGGATCAGCCGTCTGAAGGAAAGCCGCACACTCTCTTTGAACAGGGAATTATTTAAGGACGATGCCGTTTATTTTGACGACCTCCAGTCCAGAGCGGTTTCAATTATAAACAGGAATACTGGCCGGGGCGTGGAGGTTTCCTTTCCGGGCTTTGAAACCGTAGCCTTCTGGACTCCTTATCCCGGAGATGCGCCTTTTGTCTGCGTGGAGCCCTGGAATGGTTCCGGAATCTACGCAACGGAGGATGACGAATTCATCCATAAGAATCATGTACAGTCCTTAAATCCTGGAAACGCAAAAAGCTACGGCCTTTCCATAAGGGTTCTTAACCAATAA
- a CDS encoding LacI family DNA-binding transcriptional regulator, whose translation MATIKELAKCCGVSVATVSNILNNKPGASEKTRKLVLEMAEKLNYTPNVVAKNLKLQKTRSIGVIAEDMTIFSIPDIIDGITDYCQELDYQILLTNLRLFKKYDDTYYNRDDYYGLVRLEIKKLMEKQVEGIIYVAAHERVIRCIPDTLPIPAVMAYGYSKSMKVPSVVVDDVHGAAEIMQHLLEHGHKRVGVITGKPDSLHAQARLVGYQQVLFQNGILYDPSLVVEGDWTRESGYRCAGLLLEKEVTAIFCMNDLMAGGVYDRLEELDMNVGADLSVAGYDDRELSGYYRPPLTTIRLPLHDIGHKASELVIGLLNGQELETDSENVCSVGCKLLVRKSVKCIV comes from the coding sequence ATGGCAACCATAAAGGAATTGGCAAAATGCTGTGGTGTATCAGTGGCCACGGTATCAAATATCTTAAACAACAAACCAGGCGCAAGTGAAAAAACCAGGAAACTTGTTTTAGAGATGGCTGAAAAACTGAATTATACTCCCAATGTTGTTGCAAAGAATTTAAAGCTGCAAAAGACGAGAAGTATCGGGGTCATTGCGGAGGACATGACCATATTCAGCATCCCTGACATCATTGACGGCATTACGGACTATTGCCAGGAGCTGGATTATCAGATACTTTTAACGAATTTAAGGCTGTTTAAAAAATACGATGACACCTATTATAACCGGGATGATTATTATGGGCTGGTAAGGCTTGAGATAAAGAAACTGATGGAAAAACAGGTGGAGGGGATCATCTATGTGGCTGCCCATGAGAGGGTCATCCGCTGTATTCCCGATACGCTGCCAATACCTGCCGTAATGGCCTACGGGTACTCCAAAAGCATGAAAGTGCCTTCTGTTGTGGTGGACGATGTCCATGGTGCTGCTGAAATCATGCAGCATTTACTGGAACACGGTCATAAGAGAGTTGGGGTGATTACAGGAAAGCCTGACAGCCTTCATGCACAGGCCAGGCTGGTAGGCTATCAGCAGGTCCTTTTTCAAAATGGGATATTATATGATCCAAGCCTTGTGGTGGAAGGGGACTGGACCAGGGAGTCCGGCTACCGGTGTGCAGGCCTGCTCCTTGAAAAGGAAGTGACAGCCATTTTCTGCATGAACGACTTAATGGCAGGGGGAGTGTATGACCGCCTGGAGGAATTGGACATGAACGTGGGTGCGGACTTATCAGTGGCAGGATACGATGACCGGGAATTATCAGGGTATTACCGGCCGCCCCTTACCACTATAAGGCTTCCTCTTCACGATATCGGACACAAGGCCAGTGAGCTGGTCATCGGACTTTTAAACGGGCAGGAGCTGGAAACCGACTCCGAGAATGTCTGTTCCGTGGGCTGCAAGCTGCTGGTCCGGAAATCGGTAAAGTGCATTGTATAG
- a CDS encoding ABC transporter substrate-binding protein, which yields MKKRVLAGLLCAALAASMITGCSSSTKGDSQETTKGAASAGKKEMDVGGSDVTTLNVWTFIELHQNFYVAMAEKWNEAHPDKKVKLVLSNMPYDDMHNKLSLALESGEGAPDVVDIELGKFPAFMTGKIGLMELNDAIEPYRENIVKSRLDIYTKDGKEYGLPTHVGTTVAFYNEKLLSDAGINYADIKTWDQFKEAGVKYHEATGKYFACVETSAQWMVNLMLAQKGGDYIDENGKLNLTSKEMAEVLEYIKGMQETGAFATVPGGQPDNEEAYPFYNSGDYAVQIMPFWQTSRYVNYMKDLKKQVAIAPVPVWNENDKEAATIGGGGTGTAIVKSSEHAQLAAEVMAYIKLSEDANKEVWNVLGFDPVNTAVWTDSSLTQNPDNQFVQYFTNYPFDTLLKSKDGIGSLRAYTDEKYPSINNEFCNVTLNSIFEDGVDVAEALQSSQETLNNEFKE from the coding sequence ATGAAAAAACGGGTATTAGCAGGGCTGCTGTGTGCAGCATTGGCAGCATCCATGATCACTGGATGCAGCAGCAGTACCAAGGGAGATTCCCAGGAAACCACCAAAGGCGCGGCTTCTGCTGGGAAAAAGGAAATGGATGTGGGGGGAAGTGACGTGACCACATTAAATGTTTGGACTTTTATTGAACTGCACCAGAATTTTTATGTGGCAATGGCAGAGAAATGGAACGAAGCCCATCCGGATAAAAAAGTGAAGCTGGTGCTGAGCAATATGCCCTATGACGACATGCACAACAAGCTGTCCCTGGCGCTGGAATCAGGGGAGGGAGCGCCGGATGTTGTGGATATTGAGCTTGGCAAGTTTCCTGCATTTATGACGGGAAAGATCGGTCTGATGGAGCTTAACGATGCGATCGAACCATACAGGGAGAACATTGTAAAATCCAGACTGGATATTTACACAAAGGACGGGAAGGAGTACGGGCTTCCCACCCATGTAGGAACAACGGTGGCATTTTATAATGAAAAGCTGTTAAGTGATGCAGGAATTAACTATGCAGATATTAAGACCTGGGATCAGTTTAAGGAAGCAGGCGTGAAGTACCATGAAGCCACCGGGAAATATTTCGCCTGCGTGGAGACCTCTGCCCAGTGGATGGTCAACTTAATGCTGGCTCAAAAGGGCGGGGATTATATTGATGAAAACGGGAAGCTCAACCTGACCAGCAAGGAAATGGCGGAGGTTCTGGAATACATAAAGGGAATGCAGGAAACCGGCGCATTTGCAACGGTCCCAGGCGGGCAGCCGGATAATGAGGAAGCCTACCCATTCTATAACTCAGGAGATTATGCCGTGCAGATCATGCCGTTCTGGCAGACCTCCAGATATGTGAATTATATGAAGGATTTAAAAAAGCAGGTAGCCATTGCCCCGGTACCGGTATGGAATGAAAATGACAAAGAAGCAGCCACCATCGGCGGAGGCGGTACTGGCACTGCCATTGTTAAATCCAGTGAACACGCACAGCTTGCCGCGGAAGTCATGGCCTATATCAAGCTTTCCGAGGATGCCAACAAGGAAGTATGGAATGTATTGGGCTTTGATCCGGTCAATACTGCAGTATGGACAGACTCCTCCCTGACACAAAACCCGGATAACCAGTTTGTTCAGTATTTTACCAATTACCCCTTTGATACTCTGCTTAAATCAAAGGATGGTATCGGCTCCTTGCGGGCTTATACCGATGAAAAATATCCCTCCATTAACAATGAATTCTGCAATGTGACCTTAAACAGTATTTTTGAAGACGGGGTGGATGTGGCAGAGGCCCTTCAGTCCTCCCAGGAAACCCTGAATAATGAATTTAAAGAATAG
- a CDS encoding glycoside hydrolase family 127 protein — protein MDKKSTNIPLKMIQINDRSWDRYIGLVKEVIIPYQWSILNDLTDDGEPSHCIHNFKIAAGEEEGEFKGAVFQDTDVAKWLEAVAYTLECHPDEELERIADETIQLIGRAQQEDGYLDTYFIIREPENKWTNLMEGHELYTAGHMIEGAVAYFKATGKGKFLTIVSRLADLICKVFGPGEGQCHGYPGHQEIELALVKLYRVTGEKRYLDLAKYFIDQRGVGENYFLAEARRREDRYIFPEFRGYDPKYSQSHIPVRQQKTAEGHAVRAVYMYCAMADLAHEYEDEELLHVCEELWQNIVTKRMYITGGIGSSGVLERFTADYDLPNDCNYSETCASIGLALFGRRMAEITKDASYMDGVERSLYNTVLSGIALDGKSFFYVNPLEVWPDSCIPRTSKEHVRPKRQKWFGVACCPPNIARTLASFGQYIYFKDDHTLYVNLYVGSQVETELSGEKTYFRMITETPGAGKILIEIQSEGIAEKTIAFRIPSYAQDFKIHDGEGRLIQTEIRKGYACFSGHFSKTSLTVTFRQPALLIRANPKVRADAGKVAIVKGPVVYCLEEADNGDNLAAVYVEADQELEEIFEPDLMGGTLTVRLKGKKICEDQWEENQLYGERKIGLLNIDLKAVPYSSWGNRKTGEMTVWIKELIR, from the coding sequence ATGGATAAAAAATCGACGAATATTCCACTGAAAATGATTCAAATCAATGATAGATCATGGGACAGGTACATTGGACTTGTGAAGGAAGTGATTATACCTTATCAATGGAGTATATTAAACGATTTAACAGATGATGGAGAACCAAGCCATTGCATTCACAATTTTAAAATTGCCGCCGGTGAGGAAGAAGGAGAATTTAAGGGAGCGGTATTTCAGGATACGGATGTGGCGAAGTGGCTGGAAGCAGTGGCCTATACCCTGGAATGCCATCCGGATGAAGAGCTGGAGAGGATTGCCGACGAGACCATCCAACTGATCGGAAGGGCGCAGCAGGAAGATGGCTACCTTGATACATATTTTATTATTAGGGAGCCTGAAAATAAGTGGACAAACCTTATGGAGGGCCACGAGCTTTATACTGCAGGCCATATGATCGAAGGGGCAGTGGCCTATTTTAAAGCAACGGGAAAGGGGAAGTTCCTGACGATCGTTTCAAGGCTGGCGGATTTAATCTGTAAGGTTTTCGGACCAGGGGAGGGGCAGTGCCATGGCTATCCCGGTCATCAGGAAATAGAGCTGGCTCTTGTGAAATTATACCGTGTTACAGGGGAAAAGAGATATCTGGATCTGGCAAAGTATTTTATTGATCAGCGGGGAGTGGGAGAGAATTATTTTCTAGCCGAGGCCAGACGCAGGGAAGACCGGTATATTTTTCCGGAATTCAGAGGATATGATCCAAAGTATTCCCAGTCCCATATCCCGGTCAGGCAGCAAAAAACGGCGGAGGGACATGCGGTCAGGGCAGTATATATGTACTGCGCCATGGCTGATCTTGCACATGAATATGAGGATGAAGAACTGCTTCATGTGTGCGAAGAGCTTTGGCAGAATATTGTGACAAAACGGATGTACATAACCGGAGGGATAGGCTCCTCCGGAGTTCTGGAACGCTTTACGGCGGATTATGACCTGCCCAATGACTGCAATTATTCGGAAACCTGTGCCTCCATTGGGCTGGCATTGTTTGGAAGGCGGATGGCAGAGATAACAAAGGATGCTTCATACATGGATGGGGTGGAGCGTTCCCTGTATAACACAGTATTATCAGGGATCGCCCTTGACGGAAAGAGCTTCTTTTATGTAAATCCCCTGGAGGTATGGCCGGATAGCTGCATTCCCCGCACATCAAAGGAACACGTAAGACCTAAGAGGCAGAAATGGTTTGGTGTTGCCTGCTGCCCGCCTAACATTGCCAGGACCCTTGCATCCTTTGGACAATATATTTATTTTAAAGACGACCATACCCTGTATGTGAATTTATATGTGGGCAGCCAGGTGGAAACAGAGCTTTCCGGAGAAAAGACATATTTTCGCATGATAACGGAGACTCCCGGAGCTGGGAAAATCCTCATTGAAATACAAAGTGAGGGAATTGCTGAAAAAACTATAGCATTCCGGATTCCCTCTTATGCCCAGGATTTTAAGATCCATGACGGAGAAGGAAGGCTGATCCAGACAGAGATCAGAAAGGGATACGCCTGTTTTTCCGGCCATTTTTCAAAGACCTCACTGACTGTCACCTTCAGGCAGCCGGCCCTGTTGATCCGGGCCAATCCAAAGGTAAGGGCTGATGCAGGAAAAGTGGCCATTGTAAAGGGACCGGTGGTTTATTGCCTGGAAGAGGCTGATAATGGGGATAATCTGGCCGCTGTTTACGTGGAGGCAGACCAGGAGCTGGAAGAAATCTTTGAGCCTGATCTCATGGGAGGGACATTGACTGTCCGGCTTAAGGGGAAAAAGATCTGTGAGGATCAGTGGGAGGAAAACCAGCTGTACGGAGAAAGGAAGATCGGGCTTTTAAATATTGATCTGAAAGCAGTGCCATACAGCAGCTGGGGGAACAGGAAAACAGGAGAGATGACGGTATGGATAAAGGAACTTATCCGGTAG
- a CDS encoding carbohydrate ABC transporter permease: protein MKKFFYSKKIAPYVFICPFVITVLLFWLVPICNGVLLSFQDVLKEQWVGFDNYTRLLSDKIFMKALWNSFKYMAGTLILLIPFPMLFATLLNSRLMKKADFFKSVYFIPALTSVVVAGTIFRLMFGESSTSLFNQVLGFFGAAPIKWLKGAGTSYFALLLLACWRWTGVNILYFLSGLQSIPSDLYEAAAIDGASKWQQFSKISVPLVKPTTVYVLTISIYAGLSMFLESNMLFKGNNSPNNIGLTIVGYLYRQGVEKRALGYACAVGLILLLVVMLVNLLQLKITGTFEEGRE from the coding sequence ATGAAGAAATTCTTTTACTCGAAAAAGATAGCTCCTTATGTATTTATCTGCCCGTTTGTGATCACGGTACTGTTATTCTGGCTTGTACCCATCTGCAACGGGGTTCTGTTAAGCTTTCAGGATGTATTGAAAGAGCAATGGGTGGGATTTGACAACTATACGCGGCTGCTGTCTGATAAAATATTTATGAAGGCATTGTGGAACAGCTTTAAATATATGGCAGGAACGCTGATTCTTCTGATTCCTTTTCCAATGCTGTTTGCGACCCTGTTAAACAGCAGGCTGATGAAAAAGGCAGATTTTTTTAAATCCGTCTATTTCATACCGGCGCTGACTTCTGTTGTGGTGGCAGGCACTATTTTCCGCCTTATGTTCGGGGAGTCATCTACCTCTCTTTTTAATCAGGTTCTGGGGTTTTTCGGAGCAGCCCCCATAAAATGGCTGAAAGGTGCAGGAACCAGTTATTTTGCCCTTTTGCTTCTGGCCTGCTGGAGATGGACTGGAGTGAATATTCTGTACTTTCTTTCAGGACTTCAGAGCATTCCTTCCGACCTTTATGAGGCGGCGGCCATTGACGGAGCTTCCAAGTGGCAGCAGTTTTCCAAAATATCCGTACCCCTGGTCAAGCCTACCACGGTTTATGTCCTTACGATCAGCATTTATGCAGGCCTGTCCATGTTTCTTGAAAGCAATATGCTGTTTAAGGGAAATAATTCTCCCAATAACATCGGCCTTACCATTGTGGGATACCTTTACCGGCAGGGAGTTGAAAAGAGGGCCCTGGGTTATGCGTGTGCTGTTGGCCTGATCCTTCTGCTGGTTGTCATGTTGGTAAACCTCCTTCAGCTGAAAATCACAGGTACCTTTGAAGAAGGGAGGGAATGA
- a CDS encoding methyl-accepting chemotaxis protein: MSKVLWFTFTKDEEHKAMKTSGEKKRNLKALLTTKKVKLEKKGSKSTFLKSLKMKMLVFIIAIILGLAVTNMVISISVSYKGITDVVKSDLESTGKLVNSLVVQNLNQMKLSIEASSQGGSLKSINSRVVTEYLSNQCKLYGYKDLEVINKDGTITRSASGENIGEKYPDSDYLTRAMNGETTISTTEYDANNELVIRVAAPYEYGVLLGTYDGLILSGLIGDLRIAESGNAFIIDNTGTKIASRTPEQVLDRQNYIELAKTDKSYASVGGMYQTMLNGKAGIGKYEYMGDDRFCYYSPVTGSDGWALGVVAPVKETTSSIYLVVFAMSVFALVSVVVGCFLAFWFAGSIAGPVSAIAARMKLFTEGDLSSEVPVVKRRDEIGQLADEITSSVHSVKSYITEIASVLGNIAAGDFSRSVGMEFQGDFKVIQDSIDRAEDLLSKTMETISISADEVAKGSAQVSQGAQNLSQGAVEQAASVEELSSSVNEISNSLMSTAKAVEDVNKQAGRVGQAMESGNAQMHEMMQSMDQINKKSKEIEKVNKLIEDIAFQTNILALNAAVEAARAGEAGKGFAVVADEVRNLAGKSANAAKDTSSLVADTIAAVNKGTGIAASTGETLNGVLSETKGMVSAIRESAEELKEQSDKVTQVTFGIEQISSVVQNNSATAEQSAAASEELSSQSESLRELMSKFRLR; the protein is encoded by the coding sequence ATGAGCAAAGTGTTATGGTTTACATTTACCAAAGACGAGGAGCATAAGGCAATGAAGACATCGGGGGAAAAGAAACGAAACCTGAAGGCGTTACTGACGACGAAAAAAGTAAAGCTGGAGAAAAAAGGAAGTAAAAGTACATTTCTGAAATCACTGAAGATGAAAATGCTGGTATTCATCATCGCAATTATTTTGGGATTGGCTGTGACCAATATGGTGATCAGTATTTCAGTCAGTTACAAAGGAATTACAGATGTTGTGAAAAGTGATCTTGAATCAACGGGTAAGCTTGTAAACAGTCTGGTCGTGCAGAATTTGAATCAGATGAAGCTGAGCATTGAAGCCAGCTCTCAGGGTGGAAGCTTAAAATCCATCAATTCCCGAGTTGTGACGGAATACCTTTCCAATCAGTGTAAGCTTTACGGGTACAAAGATCTTGAAGTAATCAACAAAGACGGTACCATCACCCGCAGCGCAAGCGGAGAGAACATCGGAGAGAAATATCCGGATTCTGATTACTTAACAAGAGCCATGAATGGCGAGACCACCATTTCCACCACGGAATATGATGCCAACAATGAACTGGTGATCCGCGTTGCAGCTCCTTATGAATATGGGGTTCTTCTGGGAACTTATGACGGTTTAATTTTAAGCGGCCTCATCGGTGACCTGCGGATTGCAGAAAGCGGCAATGCCTTTATCATCGACAATACAGGAACCAAAATCGCCAGCAGAACACCGGAACAGGTTCTTGACCGCCAGAACTATATTGAGCTTGCAAAGACCGATAAATCCTATGCTTCTGTCGGTGGCATGTATCAGACCATGCTGAATGGGAAAGCGGGGATCGGCAAATATGAATACATGGGAGATGACCGTTTTTGCTATTACAGTCCGGTAACAGGCAGCGACGGCTGGGCTCTGGGAGTGGTAGCCCCAGTAAAGGAAACCACCTCTTCCATCTATCTTGTAGTTTTTGCCATGAGCGTGTTTGCTCTTGTGTCAGTGGTTGTGGGCTGCTTCCTGGCATTTTGGTTTGCAGGATCCATTGCAGGGCCGGTATCAGCCATTGCAGCAAGAATGAAATTGTTTACAGAAGGAGATTTGTCCAGTGAGGTACCTGTGGTAAAACGGAGGGATGAGATCGGCCAGCTTGCTGATGAGATCACCAGCTCCGTGCACAGTGTGAAGTCCTATATCACTGAGATTGCCTCCGTATTGGGAAATATCGCAGCAGGAGATTTCAGCCGGTCCGTTGGAATGGAATTCCAGGGAGATTTTAAGGTGATCCAGGATTCCATTGACAGAGCGGAAGATTTACTTTCTAAGACTATGGAAACCATAAGTATCTCTGCAGATGAAGTGGCAAAGGGCAGTGCACAGGTATCCCAGGGAGCACAGAACTTAAGCCAGGGCGCTGTGGAACAGGCGGCTTCTGTAGAGGAATTATCTTCCTCAGTAAATGAGATATCAAACAGCCTTATGAGCACTGCAAAGGCCGTGGAAGATGTGAATAAGCAGGCAGGACGTGTCGGACAGGCCATGGAGAGCGGCAATGCCCAAATGCACGAAATGATGCAGTCCATGGATCAGATCAATAAAAAGTCCAAGGAGATCGAAAAGGTCAATAAGCTCATTGAAGACATTGCCTTCCAGACCAATATTCTTGCTCTGAATGCTGCCGTAGAAGCGGCCAGGGCAGGTGAAGCGGGAAAAGGCTTTGCAGTTGTTGCAGATGAGGTCCGCAATCTTGCAGGCAAGAGCGCCAATGCGGCAAAGGATACCTCCAGCCTGGTTGCAGACACCATTGCAGCAGTTAATAAGGGAACCGGCATTGCGGCGTCCACAGGGGAAACCTTGAATGGAGTTCTTTCTGAAACCAAGGGAATGGTTTCCGCAATCAGAGAGTCCGCTGAGGAATTAAAGGAGCAAAGCGACAAGGTTACCCAGGTGACTTTTGGAATCGAGCAGATATCTTCCGTAGTTCAGAACAACTCCGCTACCGCAGAGCAGAGCGCTGCGGCCAGCGAGGAACTTTCCAGCCAGTCGGAAAGCCTGCGGGAATTAATGAGTAAATTCCGGCTTCGTTAA
- a CDS encoding LytR/AlgR family response regulator transcription factor — MRIAFFTNEKQTPVPEKVCSGAWNSLPKADYFTIKEGCFLTLECSAYDIIVIYPKGNINLHQTKYSVFFNGQSCILDIWDILYLESYYRKTSVVTINDRMRIRAKLDEEEKRLPKDRFVRINRHNIINMLYVRSVKGEKVEMHNGEVLYVNEGRKKKFEKRYMDFLKRNCMIL, encoded by the coding sequence ATGAGGATTGCCTTTTTTACAAATGAAAAACAGACGCCGGTGCCGGAAAAAGTCTGTTCCGGCGCCTGGAACAGCCTGCCAAAGGCTGATTATTTCACCATAAAGGAGGGATGTTTTCTGACGTTGGAGTGTTCCGCGTATGATATAATTGTAATTTATCCAAAAGGGAACATAAACCTGCATCAAACAAAATATTCTGTATTCTTTAACGGCCAGTCCTGCATTCTGGATATCTGGGATATTCTTTATTTGGAATCCTATTACAGAAAAACCAGCGTGGTAACAATAAATGACCGGATGCGGATCAGGGCAAAGCTAGATGAAGAGGAAAAAAGGCTTCCAAAAGACCGGTTTGTGAGAATCAACAGGCATAATATCATTAACATGCTGTATGTAAGGAGCGTAAAGGGAGAGAAAGTGGAGATGCACAATGGTGAGGTTTTGTATGTAAATGAAGGGAGAAAAAAGAAATTTGAAAAAAGATACATGGATTTTTTAAAAAGGAATTGTATGATATTGTAG
- a CDS encoding SDR family oxidoreductase, translated as MALSFGTDLSGKVAVVTGAGGVLCGMFAKTLAQAGAKVAVLDLNESAAEEVAVSINEAGGKAKAYKVNVLERTSLEEVHAKVLAELGPCDILINGAGGNNARANTDKEYFEMGDIEADTKSFFDLDQSGVEFVFNLNFLGTLLPCQIFAKDMIGREGCSILNISSMNAFTPLTKIPAYSGAKAAISNFTQWLAVHFSKVGIRVNAIAPGFFVTKQNEKLLFDEDGTPTPRTNKILSATPMGRFGEAEELNGALLFFLNNEAAGFITGVVLPIDGGFSAYSGV; from the coding sequence ATGGCATTATCATTTGGAACGGATTTAAGCGGCAAGGTAGCAGTTGTAACAGGAGCAGGCGGAGTATTGTGCGGCATGTTCGCAAAAACTCTCGCACAAGCAGGCGCAAAGGTGGCTGTTCTGGATTTGAACGAAAGCGCGGCAGAAGAAGTTGCTGTATCTATTAATGAAGCAGGCGGCAAGGCAAAGGCTTATAAGGTTAATGTTCTGGAGCGCACAAGCCTTGAGGAAGTCCATGCAAAGGTTTTGGCTGAGCTTGGCCCCTGTGATATCCTGATCAACGGAGCAGGCGGCAACAACGCAAGAGCTAATACGGATAAGGAATACTTTGAAATGGGAGACATTGAGGCGGATACAAAATCCTTTTTTGACTTAGATCAGTCCGGCGTTGAATTCGTTTTCAACTTGAACTTCCTCGGAACTTTGCTTCCATGCCAGATCTTTGCAAAGGATATGATTGGAAGAGAAGGCTGCAGCATTTTGAATATTTCTTCCATGAATGCATTTACTCCTCTTACCAAGATTCCGGCATACAGCGGAGCAAAGGCTGCCATCAGCAACTTCACTCAGTGGCTGGCTGTTCATTTTTCCAAGGTGGGCATCCGCGTAAATGCAATCGCACCGGGCTTTTTTGTAACCAAGCAGAATGAGAAGCTTTTGTTTGATGAAGACGGTACCCCTACGCCAAGAACCAACAAAATCTTGTCTGCAACTCCAATGGGACGTTTTGGGGAAGCGGAGGAATTAAACGGTGCCTTATTATTTTTCTTAAATAATGAAGCAGCTGGCTTTATTACCGGCGTGGTACTGCCCATTGACGGCGGATTCTCTGCTTATTCCGGCGTGTAA